Part of the Mycolicibacterium mengxianglii genome is shown below.
TGGGCAAACCTGTTTCGAACAACAGGACCGGGCTGGTGGTGTCGGCCAGGGTGACGCCGTCGAGTTCGACACGCACATGCCGGTGAGAGCGCAACGCGTCCACCCGGGCGTAGGGGCTGCGGGGATGGCCGTAGATCGGCTCGTCCTCCTCGAACCACGTCAGCCGGTCCCATTCGAAACGCACCAGTCCGGCTACCGCCCCGTCGCCGTCGTCGAACACCCGTGCCGCAGAGGCGTATTCGGCCCCGCCGGCGGTCAGCGAGTGCAATCGTGATGCGCCGAACTGCACCTTCTGCGGACGGTTCTCGTCGTGCAACACACCAGGCCGGACGTCGGACAGTGGAATGTAGTACTGCGGATAGTAGGGCACCTCCCACACGTACCGAGCCGATGTGGTGTCGAAGACGAGGTCGTCACCGCAGAATCCCCGCACCCGGCGCGGCGCGGGCTCCACCCGGCCGCGCTCTGCCGCCGATTTCGGATAGTCCGGTGTCGCGCTCATCGGATCGCACTCTGCGCGGCGATGTCTTCCAACACCGTGAGATGTTCGTCGAGGGTCGCCAATCCGGCGTTCATCGTGTTGATCGACACGTGGGTGGCCCCGGTGTCCCCCCACGCCGCCAGCTCGTCGACGGCCCGGGCCACGTCACCGCGGAAATTCACCCGACCCTCCATGCCGATGTCGGCGGGATCGCGGCCGGCTTCTACCGCCGCCCGCTCGACGACCGCGCGGGCCTCGTCGAGTTTCGGACCGGGACCCATCATCGGGAACCAGCCGTCGGCCAGCCGACCCGCGCGCCGGTAGCCCGGCTCGGCAGCGGCGCCGATCCACACCGGGATCGGACGCTGCACCGGCAACGGCGCCAGACCGGCACCCGTCACCGTGTGGAA
Proteins encoded:
- a CDS encoding DUF427 domain-containing protein; the encoded protein is MSATPDYPKSAAERGRVEPAPRRVRGFCGDDLVFDTTSARYVWEVPYYPQYYIPLSDVRPGVLHDENRPQKVQFGASRLHSLTAGGAEYASAARVFDDGDGAVAGLVRFEWDRLTWFEEDEPIYGHPRSPYARVDALRSHRHVRVELDGVTLADTTSPVLLFETGLPTRYYIDLTDVVSANLEPSDTQTLCPYKGVTSQYWSVRAGGELHADLAWSYHYPLPAVAPIAGLVAFYNEKVDITVDGVAVPRPQTHFS